CATGTACACGCCCGAACGGGCCCGTGTTGCGCTCGCCGAAGGCTGGGCCGACCTCATCGCGTTCGGCCGGCCGTTCGTCGCCAATCCCGACCTGCCGGCACGCCTCCGTATCGGTGCGCCGCTGGCCAGCCATGACCGGGCGACCCTGTTCGGCGGCGGCGCGCACGGGCTGACCGATTACCCGGCCATGGGTTCAACCGGCTGAGCCTGGGAAGAGGGCGATGAACGCCGCGACGCCAACCCGCCGCCTTGGTCCTCGTGGCGTTCGCGTGGTCCAATGCGGCGACGTCAGCGTGCTCCGCCATCACGACCAAGGACCTTCCATGCGCAAGCTCACCCTGCTCCTCGGCCTGGCCCTCGCCGCACCGGCCGCCTTCGCAACAGAGGACGTCTCCGTCGGCCCGCAGTACGACACCACCCATGTCTATGTGGCCCCGGCGGATGTCGATGCGTTCGTGCAAAGCTTCGCGACCACCTTCGGCGGCAAGTCGACCCGGCAAGGCATCGCCACCGTGACCCCGACGCCGTCGAGCACCTCGACCCAGCTGGTGCAGACACCGGTCGGCTCGATTTCCGTGTTCGGCTTCCGCACGCCGGTGCCCTACCCGTTCGGGCAGGAACGCACGGGCTATCTGGTTACCGATGTCGACAAGGCGGTGGTGGCGGCCAATGCACACGGCGCGGCCACCCTTGTCGCACCCTTCGACGATCCGATCGGACGGGACGCGGTGGTTACCTGGCCCGGTGGCGTCAACATGCAGCTGTACTGGCACACGACCAAACCGAACTACCCGGCGCTGGAGCATGTTCCGGAGAATCGTATCTACCTGCCACCGCAGAGTGCGGACGCCTTCATCAAGGCGTTCGTGGCGTTCGCGCACGGCAAGGTCGACGCCGACGAGACGGCACCGGGGACCGAGGTCGGGCAGAAGGACGGCACGTACCGTCGCGTGCGGTTGTCGTCGCGGTTTGGCAAAGCGGCCGTGCTGGTCACCCACGGGCAGATCGCCTGGCCGTATGGGACGGAGATGACGGGGTATGAGGTCGGCGACCTGGATGCCACGCTGCAGCGGGCGCGGGTCTCAGGGGCCAAGGTGGTGGTGGATGCGCACGCGGAAGGCAAGCGCCGGGCGGCGATGATCCAGTTTCCCGGTGGGTATGTGGCTGAGGTGCATACCGCGGGACAGTGAGCCGCTGGATAAAGCGAGCGGCCTGGTCCAGACGACCGGCTTACTTGCCGGCGCGCTTCTGTAGATTTGCCAGCAACGCCTTGTCGAGGCTGGCCGCCACGCCGACGCTGCGGCCGGCCAGATTGGCGACCGACGTGAAGGCGTCGTCACACTTCGGCGTGCATCCGCGCTTCCGTTCCCTGCGTATCACTAACGACCCAATGACGGGCCCACGGAGTATCTGCCATGAAGACGAATCGCATGAAGACCGCATCGATCGCTGCACTGACCCTGGCCCTCGGCCTGGCTATCTCGGCCCCGGGCTTCGCTCAGAACGCCATGAGCAAGGATCAGACCGTGATGGTCGGCGGCGCGGCGATGTATCCGAGCAAGAATATCGTGCAGAACGCGGTGAACTCCAAGGACCACACCACGCTGGTAGCTGCGGTCAAGGCCGCCGGCCTGGTCGATACGCTGTCCGGCCCGGGCCCGTTCACGGTATTCGCGCCGACCAACGAAGCGTTCGACGCCCTGCCGAAGGGCACGGTAGACACCCTGGTCAAGCCGGAAAACAAGGCCACCCTGACCAAGATCCTTACCTACCATGTCGTCTCCGGGCGCTACACCGCCAAGGACCTGATGGCGCTGGTGTCGAAGGGCGGCGGGAAGGCCTCGCTCACGTCCGTGGAGGGTGAGCCGCTGACGGTGATGCAGGCGGGTAACGCGCTTACGGTGACCGATGCGAAGGGCGGTGTGGCCCATGTCACCATCGGCGATGTGCTGCAGTCCAACGGCGTGATCCACGTGGTGGATAAGGTGCTGATGCCGTAACGGCACCGCATCACACATCTGCTGACAGTTCACCGGGGCGGCGACGAGCCGCCCCTTTCCTGTTCGGCGGCGGAAGCCGCGACGCGTGGCGCAAGATCACGCTACGTAGCCACATCAGTCCTTCGTCACCCTCACGATCGGGGCGATGCAGGATCACTTCCCGAAAAGCAGGTATCCGGAACGGCACCTCCGCGATGCTCAACGGCCAGAGTTCGGCCATCTTGCGTGCCAGATGGCGGTGCATCACCGCGACCCGCTGCGATCCGGCAATAAAGCTGCAAACGCCGGTGAACCGCGGTACGAACAGGACGATCCGGCGTGTTGCAGCGAGCGATGCGAGGGCGGCATCGGGGAACGACACGTAGCGGGAGCGCCCGAAAGCCACCGCGATATGATCCAGTTCCAGGAACGACTCCTGCGTCATCCGCGTTTGCATGGCGGGGTTGTCCTTCCATCCCACCACGACGAAGTCGTCAGAGAACAGCCGTGCCGCCGTCTGTCCGGGCGCGGGAAACACGTCCGGCGCGATGACAAGATCGGCCAGCGACGGTTCGGTGGACACGCCGTCCGCGCGTGCCGTGACATGAAGCGTCACGCCAGGGGCGCGGGACATCACGTCGTCGAAAACATCGGCCAACAAGACCTCGCTCACATAATCCGATGCCTCGATGGTGAATCGGCGCATGCACGTGGCCGGATCGAACACGGGTGGCGATACCACCGTCGATTCGATCTGGGCAAGGATGTGCCTGACGGGCTCGACCAGTTGCTCCCCGCGCAGCGTCGGGCGCATCCGTCTGCCTTCAACCACCAGCAGCTCATCGTTGAAATAGTCCCTGAGCCTGTTCAGGGCCGCGCTGGTGGCGGGTTGGCTTCGATGCAGGCGTGCGGCCGCTCCCGAGACACTATGCTCCGTCAACAGCGCATCCAGCGCGACCAGCAGGTTCAGGTCGAGTCCGTCGTAACGCATGGGGGCAACCTCTTGAAAGTCGGCGCCGCCGCTATCGCTGGCGCGCCGTGGATAGTTGATATCCAAACAACGAATTTCTCAATTTAGCGCATGTCTGCGACGATTCCTTGCGGATCGATGGAGAACAGGGGCTCCTCGATGCGATGCAAGCCATGCCAGCCCAAGCCAGACCCATCCAACGAGAATCCCCATGCGTTTAATCCCCTCCTCTGTGGCACGCGCCCACTCGTGCCGCCTGCCGCTCAGCGCGCTCGCCCTCGCCGTGCTCCTGACCTGCACGAGCGCTTCCGCCCAGGATGCCGCCCTCCTCCAGGGCCGGATGGCGTTCAAGACCCAAGCATCGTCAATGCATCCGTTCGCCAAGGCCACCAGGCAGGCGAAGGTGCCGCAAGACCCCTGGCAGGCACCGGAAGGCACGTCCATCTACCGCATGACGGACGCGGAAGAGCAGCAGGCCAACCAGCTCGCCCGCAGCATGGTGGCAAACCTCAGCTTTGCCCAGAAAGTGGCCTACCTCGGCAGCGACCATTTCGGCGCCCAACCCCAATTCAACCTCCCGGCCCTTACGACGGCGGAAGGTACCGACGCCGTCGCCGCGACAGCGACACCCTCCATCGTGTACCCGTCGGCCGCCTCGCTCGCCGCGACCTGGGATCCCGCCATGGCGGCCGAACGCGGACGGCAGCTCGCGCTCGACGCGAAGATGGGCGGCGTCCAGCTGGTCAACGGCCCGGGGCTCAATATGTATCGCACGCCCTACGGTGGGCGCGAGGCCGAATACCTCAGCGGCGAAGACCCGATCCTGGGCGCGGTGCTGGGCACGTCCTACGTACAAGGCCAGCAATCGGCGGGCGTCATGGCGGAACTGAAACACATCGTCGCCAACGACCAGGAATCCAACCGCACCAATATCAACGAGACGATCGACGAGCGTACGTTGCACGAGATGTACCTGTTGCCGTTCGAAGCCGTGGTCAAGCTTGCGCGACCCAGCGCCATCATGTGCGGCTTCACGTCGGTCAACGGCATCTACAGCTGCGAAAACGGCGTCATCGATCACGACCTCATCGTCGGTAAATGGGGTTTCGACGGCTTCCTGCAGTCCGACTGGGGCGCCATCCACGACGTGGGCAAGGCCATGAAGGCGGGCATCGCCATCGACTCGTCAGGCGGCGCCGCCTACACGGAGAGCGCCATCCGTGCGGCGATCGACGCCGGCACCCTTACCGAAGCGGACCTCGACCAGCGAGTGACCGAGGTCATCCGCCAGCTGCTCTATTACAAGATGGGCCCGAACGTCGGCTCTCCCGCCACACGCACCGTGGCACCCCGCCCGGAGGGCGAAGCGCTTGCCACGCAGGCGGCGGCAGACGGCATGGTGCTCCTGAAGAACAGGCAGGGGAACTTGCCCCTTGGCACCACCGTTCGATCCGTCGCCGTGCTCGGCAGCTTTGTCGATGGCCCTCCGGCCCGCCCCGTCGGCAGCGGCTGGGCGCCGTATGCGCATTACGTTTCCGAGTTGGCCGGTCTCAAGGCGGCGCTTCCCGCGGGCACGAAGATCGATTACATCACGACGAACTCCCTCGATCCGGCGACCGCCGCACTGGACGAGCCGTGGCAGAGTTATTACTTCGCCACGCCCAACTGGCAGGGCAGCCCCGAAGTCATGCGCACGGATAGCCATATCGACTTCGACTGGGCGGCAAGCGACGAACCGGCGTGTGCCACGGGCACCGGCAGCTGCGGCTCGGCGGTATGGACAAACCACCTGACACCGACGGTCACCAGCGACTACGTGTTCAAGGTCCATGGCAATGGCCAGATGCAGGTGGTGATCGACGGCAAGCTGGTGGTGCGCACCAGCAGCACGCTGGCCACGGGCTCGGGCGCCATCGGCTTCCCGGTGCCCGCCTCGGCCAAGGTGCGACTGGAAGCCGGCCATCGCTACGACATTACCGTCACATACACCAATGAGCCGACCTGGGTCTCGTTCCTGGGCGGCATCAAGGGCGCGCACTTCTCGTTTGCGTCGTTGACCCCCGATGCTTCGCTGAAGGATTACGACGCCGTCATCGTGTCGGCAGGTCTAGGCAGCGAGTATGAGGGCGAAGGTATCGATCATGAATTCGCGCTGCCGGACTTCCAGAGCGATCTCATCGCCAACGTCGCCGACGTGAACGCGAAAACCACCGCGGTCATCTATTCCAGCTCCGCCGTGGACCTCCGGCCGTTCAAGTCGAAGGTGGCCTCCCTGCTCTTTGCGTGGTATCCGGGCCAGAACGGCGGCACGGCGCTCGCCGATATCCTGCTGGGCACCATCAATCCGTCCGGCAAGCTGCCCTTGACGATCGACAAGGGCGTGGCCGACAACATCGCCGCCGAGAACTTTCCCATGCCCATCAACCACCACGAGGTGGCGGGCACCTATGAACTCGGGTATGACGAAGGCCCCTACTTCGGCTACCGCGGCTACGACCGGATCGGTGTCGAACCGTCGTATCCGTTCGGCTTCGGCCTGTCGTATACCACCTTCAAGTACGGCAACCTGAGCGTTTCCGACGGTTACGTCGACGGGCAGCCTTCCGTCGATGTGGCCTTCGATGTAACGAACACCGGCAAGGTGGACGGCGCCGAGGCTGCGCAAGTGTACGTAGGCGCCACGAATCCTTCCGTGGATCGGCCGGTGCGCGAACTGAAGGGTTTCGACAAGAAGGTGATCAAGGCGGGTGCCACGCAGCATTACGTGGTTCATCTTCCGCAGCGTGCCTTTGCGTATTACGTGAGCCGGAATGCGCGGTGGAGGGTGGATGCGGGGCGTTACGACATCACCGTCGGGGCTTCGTCGGCTGACCTGACGTTGCACGCGAGTTACAACTTCCCGAAACCGGTAGTGCTTACGGAACGGGATAGCTTGCCTATCTTTGATCCGGGGTTTGCGAACTAAGACGCCCCCTCGATAGGGACTGCTTGGAGCAACGCCCGCACATGCGGGCGTTGTCTTTTCATCGGGAGGCAGATGCCTTCACTCCATTGATCACTCGTCTCCGGCCTGTCGAAAAAGCAAGGTCTCAAACAATTGCAGCCATGCGGACATGCCGACATGGGCTGCATCGCACCAGTCACGAATCTGCAAGGCATCCAATCGGATCGCACCGGTTTCGACCGCCGATATGAAGGATTGATTGCGCCCGAGCAGGCTACCGAATTCGTGCTGTGACAGGCCGGTTGCCAGGCGAATTTGCCGAAAACTCGCACTCAGTGCCTTGTTTTCCGGACGGTATAGCGATTTCTGTGCCCTCCGGGCGCGGGGCAGCGTTGTTTGTAGGTGCTTCACGCCCATCAGGCTGTTCTTCCGCCTGTCAGCTCTTACGATTGGCGCACTGCAGCGATTGGCCACAGCATTGCAAGATACGGATAAGTTCGTCAGCCTCCGCTCGGGTCATGCCGACGGCCTCGACCGTCACCCGAATCGGCCGTGAGGCAGGCAGAACCGTCGCGACCATTCGCCCGCGAGCGGCGAGCGTTGCGCTCACCATGGTCCCGACACCTAGACGCTCGACTTCCTGCGTCTCTACCAGTGCGAAGGCGTGTGCATACCGGAGGACAGCGACCCCAAGGTTCCGGTCACTCCAGCTCACTTCCAGCACGGTAGGGTTTGGCCTGGCAAGAATTCGATACGGCTCCATGCACTCGTCCCCCTCGTTTCTTCCATGGCCGTTTCGCAACGATTCTTTACTCGCCCCTCGGCGATATTCAATCTTTCAATTTTTGGCGGTACAGACGCCAGGGAACGTGGGCGCCGTGGGTCGGTCGCACCACGGGCAGGGGATGGGCTCGACGGAACCTGATCAGGTTATCGAGTCTTTCCATACATACTTTCAAGGTGAGGCCGGGACGTGGCCTTGCCGATAGAACCGATTTGACTATTCGTCCCTTGCCATCCATGGAGCCAGGACATGGTCACCGTCCAGCCATCCACGAGGACGATTGGCAGCCCACTCAATTTCGCGAGCCTGGGCGTCCGATAGACTACCCCCAGCCAATGCGTTGATGACGGCTTCTCGCGGCAGGCTCAAGAATCCTGGCTTTTGGAAAAGCAGCTGAAGATCTCTATCGCCCAGCTCATTGAGAATGGACATGAAGTTACGAAGGCGGTTGGTTTGAATCCGATCTTGCCACTCGTCAAGATCACGCGCCGGGGTGTGGGCCTCACTACCCTTTGCGTCATGGCCCCGTTGAAGGCCTCCGGTTTGAAGCCCACCCGACATGAATCGCAAGAAATCAGGCCAATTGCCCGTACCGTGATGTGCCTTCGCTTGTTGAACGATCGTTCTGCCGAGCTGCGTAGGTATCCATACACCATAGCCATAGCCGGCAACCAGCCCCTTTCTCGATAAGCTTTCGAAGACCTTATCAGCGACGCCGATATCCGACGACTCGCCGAACCCACACAGCGAAGCCAGCACATGCGCTTCTTGTCCAGGTAACGATTCGAAGTCGAGCGGATACATACGTGATCGCTTCATGGAAAGGTGCCCACGTGGAAGCGTCTCGACGGACTGTTCTTGAATGCGCAGTCCAAAGCATCCTTTCAGCTGCTTCTACGTGGCCGGAGCATAGCCAAACTACCGCCGTGCTACCTCACGCAAGGCGTGAGGTAGCGAAATATTGCGAAATCACGCGTTGACGCTTGTGCACGGCCAGCAACGTTTGCAAGAACACGATCCATCTGAGTCACGCGTCGCACAATGCGTGAAACGCGGTTGTACACGTCATGGCGACCGTGTAGCTTCACGCCGAACCCTATTTTTAAGCGTGCAACACGCCAACGGAGATGAATATGACGCTACCCAAACTGGCGGGTACGCTAGCGGCCATAGCCGCTGCCATGCTTTCCATCGCACCCGTCCGGGCCCAGAACGTCACCATCGAACCGAGCCAGACCTACCAGACCATCGACGGGTTCGGCGGCATGAACGGGGCGGGATGGATATCGGATCTCAGTCCGGCGCAGGTCGACCTGGCTTACGGCAGCGGTGCTGGCCAGATTGGGCTGTCGATCATGCGCATGCGTATCGCCCCATCCAACGCTGACTGGAACCAGCAGGTGCCGTCCGCCGTGCGCGCTCACGCGCTTGGCGCGAAGCTTCTGGCGACGCCCTGGTCCCCACCGGCTTATATGAAGTCGAACAACAGTCTCGGGAACGGGGGCAAGCTGCTGAAGCAGTACTACGCGGCTTATACCAAGCACTTGTTGGATTTTTCGAACTACATGTCCACCCAGGGAGCACCGCTTTACGCCATCTCCCTGCAGAACGAGCCGGACTGGCATCCCGATTATGAATCAGCCGACTGGAACGGCGATGACTTCGTCAACTTCCTCAATGATCAGGGTTCCAACTTCAGCAAACTGAAGCTGGTGGCTGGTGAATCGTTGGGTTTCAACACCACGATCACCGACCCGCTGCTCAACAGCGCGACGGCGGGTCGCTATGTTTCCATCATTGGCGGGCATTTGTATGGCACGCATCCGAAGGAGTATCCGCTTGCGCGAAGCAAGGGAAAACAGCTCTGGATGACCGAGCATTACGTCGATAATATCGACGGTAACGCCTGGCCGGACGCGCTGGATGTGGCCACCGAGTTACACGAAAGCATGCTGTCCAATTACAGCGGTTATATCTGGTGGTACATACGGCGAAGCTACGGTTTGATCGGTGAGAATGGCATGGTCAGCAAGCGCGGCTATGTGATGGCCCAGTACGCTCGCTTCGTTCGTCCCGGTGCCGTACGCATTGGTGCTACCGCTCAACCCTATGCCGACATCGTTACCAGCGCTTACAAGTCGGCGGATGGGAAGATCGTGTTGATCGCGGTAAACACGGGAACGCATCAGCGCCAGTTGAAGGTCGACGTTAAAGACGACAGGAGTGGTGATTTCGTCAAGTATTCGACGTCGTCGAGCGTCAACGTGGGGTATGGTGGCAAGTACGTTCTGAGTGGCGGGCAGGCTTCGTTTTATGTCGAACCGCAGAGTGTTACGACGTTTGTACAGAACTGAGAAGCCGAAAGGCCACCCAGACATGTCAAGCGAAGAAACCTTGGGGGCGGCGCTCCATGCACTTGCCCTTGGTCGCCGCACCGAAGCTTCCACATTGCTCAAAGACGCGCACGGGCTGCACATGGCCCGTGCCCTGCTGGCTCTCCTGGATTCCGATACGCCGCAAGGCGCGTACGACCACGCCGAGGCATTTGAGGCATTTATTCGAAGCGGCGGCAATGTTGCGCTGTACAAAACTGTGAGTTGCTTCCTCGCCCGGGCCTACGATCACCACGGCCCCGTCTCGCTCCTGGATATCGGGGTCGGCGACGGGTTGGCACTCACCCCTGCCCTCGCACAGGCACGCAACACGCCGAAAATCGTTGATGTCGTAGAACCCAATGCCGAGCTACTTCGCAGTCTTTCCAAACGCGTTGAGCTGCACGGGACGCATGCGGTGAACTTTGAAGCATTCGCGGAAGACCTGTCAGACGATGACCGGTGGGACATGGCGCAGTCCACGTTTGCCCTGCAGTCGGTTTCACCGGACGTCCGCAAAGACGCGCTGCGGCGTCTGGCGACCCACGTCGACGTGTTGGTGGTTGTCGAGTTCGACCTTCCCGTGCATGAGGCACGGAGTGAAGAACTCTACCGATCACTGGCGCACCGCTACGAACAGGCCGCCCAGGAATGCGGAGACGACGCCGCCCTTGTAGCCGCCGGTTTTCTCGGGCCGATGCTCTTGGGGCAGCTCAGTGCCACTACACCATCGAACTGGGAGCAAACAGCAGGCGCCTGGGTAGACGAGCTGACATCGTGTGGCTTTACGGACATTGTCGTCGAGCATATCCATGACTACAGCTGGGCGCCGGCGGTGGGCATCACGGCGCGGTCCGGCCACGCTTAGGCCTCTCTCCCTTCGACGGCCGACGCTACGACACCGGCCAACGCGACGTTCGTCAGCAAGTGATCGATCGATAAACGTCAGTGTCCCGAGGAACTGGAGAAAACCAACGCGGCTTGTTGCCACGAAGACGGAAGCAGCCCGGTTCACAGCAAGGGTATCCGGCCAATGATACCGTCTGCAGCATGCGAACCATCGAAGGATTTGGTCATGACTGCCCCGCTTTCCGAGCTATATACCGACTACCTCGCCTGCCTCAATACGCAGGATTGGGACAACCTAGCTCAATTCGTGGCCCCTGACGTCGTTCACAACGGCCGCCCCTTGGGATTGGCTGGCTATAGACGGATGCTGGAGGAGAATTTCAGGGACATTCCCGACCTGCAATTCGTGTCCGAATTGCGCGTCGCCGAGCCTCCCATGCTGGCAGCCCGACTGGCATTTGACTGCACGCCCATCGGCGACTTTCTTGGCCTACCCATCCATGGGAAGCGCGTTGCCTTCGCGGAGAACGTCATCTACGCCTTCGAGAACGGAAGGATCCGTGAGGTCTGGTCCGTCATTGACAAGGACGCCATTGAGGCTCAGCTACATGCGGATATAAGGAATCCAGGCCACTAAATAACAGGCGGTGCCGTCGTCCATCGGTACACCGGGCAGGGTGAGCCACACACCATCCTGCAACACGTAGTTCTGGCGTACCGCCACATCAATGGTTTATTCCACCGCTTCCTGAATGCGGCTGCCAGCGCGCTTGGCACCCCATGCGTCGCGGATGCGAGAAATGATCTCATCGGTGTGCACGGGTCCCTCGATGCCCACGACATCCACTGCGAGTTGCGTGCGGATGCCGGTCGGGGTCTCGTGGATTTCCTCGGTCCGGTGCGTTGGCCGTGCGGATTCGCTTCCACGTAACTGTCAAAAGCGAAGTCACCCTCTTCCGCCCTCGCCTCACGTTCGATGGCGGAGGCCGCGTCTGCCTGCTCCCTTGATAGGACCTCTTCGGCGACACGTTCGTCGAACGCGGCGCGTGCCGCATCGATCTGTCGGCAGACCCGACGTTCCGAAAACCTCTTGACCGCCCGGTGTGGACCGAGCCGGCCGCATGGCGGACGGATGTGTCCGCTGGCCTGGAGCACGACAGATCCGCAAGGCACTTTTCACGGGTTAAGGCCACGCCATGCGCATGCCCATGATGCCGCGGCCCCGCTTGACTACCCAACTTGCCCAATGTCCACGAATTGACACATCGGGCCGTCATAGTTCGCGCCGCGGCCCCTCGTCCGAGCGGCCGCCGCCCGTCCATCACTTGTTTCAGGCCGATCGCACCGGTCGTTTAGACATACCAAAGGCCTCACGCATGAAATTCATCCATCGAGGACACATCGGTCTCCTTTTGCTCGCCACGACCACGCCGACGCTCGCCATGGCTACCGAGCCGTTGAGCAGCGACGTCACACCGCAGGTGTCGCAGGAAGATCACGGCGATGCCGCCCCGCCGAAGCCGGCGAACGACCACGAAGGACCGAAGGCCAGCCAGTTGGACACCGTCCAGGTCACGGGCAAGGCCGTAGGTTTCACCAACACCCAGATCCCGAAGGATGTCCTGAAGTTCGAGCCACCGCTCAGCAGCGTCACCGACGCGGTCAACATGGCACCTGGCGTAAACATTACCCAGGGTGGCGTGTTCGACAGCGACGACTACTCCACGGGTATCACGTTGCGCGGTTTTACCCAGGACCAGTTGGGCTTCACCATCGACGGCCTGCCGAACGGATCCGCCGGCTATGGCGGTGGCTCGAAGCCGAACCGCTTCCTGGACAGCGAGAATTTGGGCGCGGCAAGCGTGTCGCAAGGCACGGCCGACATCGGCTCGCCGTCCCTGCAGGCGCTGGGAGGCACCCTGAGTTACGTGTCCAACGACCCCGCCAAGGTAGCCGGCGTACGGGTCGATGAGTCGATCGGTCAGTGGAACGCGAAGCGCACGTTCGCGCGCTATGACACGGGCGCTCTGTTCGGCGGCAGTACCTATGGCTATATCAGCTACTCCAGCACGCATAACGACCGCTGGATCGGCCATGGCCAGGCGGACAATGGGCATACCAGCCGCGACCACGTGGACGCCAAGCTGGTCACATACGCCACCGATCGCCTGACGATCACTTCGCGTGTGTCGTGGGACAACAGTTACGAAAACAACTACAACAGCGTCACCAAGGCGCAGTTTAACGACGATCCGAATTACGACTTCTTGACGACCCGCTGGACGGGAGACCCCAACACCGATCAGCAATACGTCAATGCATGGAACACCAAGCGCAAGAATGGGCTAGCTGGCATCAAGTTCGACTACCAGGTCAATGACGATGCAGATGTCAGCTTTTATCCGTACTACCATTTCCAGGAAGGCTACGGCGGTTGGATGCCTCCCTATCAGCTCTATGCGAGCGATGCGGACGGCGGGCTGGTAAATCGGTATCCCGCCGAGGGCGCCGACTTCGTGGACGCGTATTATCGTTGCCCGGAGGGCACCGCCTTGGCCCAACCCAAAGGTTGCGCCAATCCCTACGACGCCAGTTGCTATCCCGCCGGTTCAAACCCGATCAACAGCTTCCGTGCGAGCACCTACAAGAACAACCGATACGGGTTCCTGCTGAACGGCCATTGGGATATCGGCGGCAACCATCTGTATGCCGGCACCTGGCTGGAAGACCAGGACCGCCAGGCCGGACGCAAGTGGTACGCCGTGCTCGATACGGCGGCCTCGTGGCATTACGCGGGAAAGCCCTATTTCCTGCAGTTCGACGACAAACTGAAGACGGATACG
This DNA window, taken from Luteibacter sp. 9135, encodes the following:
- a CDS encoding LysR family transcriptional regulator, yielding MDINYPRRASDSGGADFQEVAPMRYDGLDLNLLVALDALLTEHSVSGAAARLHRSQPATSAALNRLRDYFNDELLVVEGRRMRPTLRGEQLVEPVRHILAQIESTVVSPPVFDPATCMRRFTIEASDYVSEVLLADVFDDVMSRAPGVTLHVTARADGVSTEPSLADLVIAPDVFPAPGQTAARLFSDDFVVVGWKDNPAMQTRMTQESFLELDHIAVAFGRSRYVSFPDAALASLAATRRIVLFVPRFTGVCSFIAGSQRVAVMHRHLARKMAELWPLSIAEVPFRIPAFREVILHRPDREGDEGLMWLRSVILRHASRLPPPNRKGAARRRPGELSADV
- a CDS encoding glycoside hydrolase family 30 beta sandwich domain-containing protein, which translates into the protein MNMTLPKLAGTLAAIAAAMLSIAPVRAQNVTIEPSQTYQTIDGFGGMNGAGWISDLSPAQVDLAYGSGAGQIGLSIMRMRIAPSNADWNQQVPSAVRAHALGAKLLATPWSPPAYMKSNNSLGNGGKLLKQYYAAYTKHLLDFSNYMSTQGAPLYAISLQNEPDWHPDYESADWNGDDFVNFLNDQGSNFSKLKLVAGESLGFNTTITDPLLNSATAGRYVSIIGGHLYGTHPKEYPLARSKGKQLWMTEHYVDNIDGNAWPDALDVATELHESMLSNYSGYIWWYIRRSYGLIGENGMVSKRGYVMAQYARFVRPGAVRIGATAQPYADIVTSAYKSADGKIVLIAVNTGTHQRQLKVDVKDDRSGDFVKYSTSSSVNVGYGGKYVLSGGQASFYVEPQSVTTFVQN
- a CDS encoding ester cyclase, whose product is MTAPLSELYTDYLACLNTQDWDNLAQFVAPDVVHNGRPLGLAGYRRMLEENFRDIPDLQFVSELRVAEPPMLAARLAFDCTPIGDFLGLPIHGKRVAFAENVIYAFENGRIREVWSVIDKDAIEAQLHADIRNPGH
- a CDS encoding glycoside hydrolase family 3 C-terminal domain-containing protein, producing the protein MRLIPSSVARAHSCRLPLSALALAVLLTCTSASAQDAALLQGRMAFKTQASSMHPFAKATRQAKVPQDPWQAPEGTSIYRMTDAEEQQANQLARSMVANLSFAQKVAYLGSDHFGAQPQFNLPALTTAEGTDAVAATATPSIVYPSAASLAATWDPAMAAERGRQLALDAKMGGVQLVNGPGLNMYRTPYGGREAEYLSGEDPILGAVLGTSYVQGQQSAGVMAELKHIVANDQESNRTNINETIDERTLHEMYLLPFEAVVKLARPSAIMCGFTSVNGIYSCENGVIDHDLIVGKWGFDGFLQSDWGAIHDVGKAMKAGIAIDSSGGAAYTESAIRAAIDAGTLTEADLDQRVTEVIRQLLYYKMGPNVGSPATRTVAPRPEGEALATQAAADGMVLLKNRQGNLPLGTTVRSVAVLGSFVDGPPARPVGSGWAPYAHYVSELAGLKAALPAGTKIDYITTNSLDPATAALDEPWQSYYFATPNWQGSPEVMRTDSHIDFDWAASDEPACATGTGSCGSAVWTNHLTPTVTSDYVFKVHGNGQMQVVIDGKLVVRTSSTLATGSGAIGFPVPASAKVRLEAGHRYDITVTYTNEPTWVSFLGGIKGAHFSFASLTPDASLKDYDAVIVSAGLGSEYEGEGIDHEFALPDFQSDLIANVADVNAKTTAVIYSSSAVDLRPFKSKVASLLFAWYPGQNGGTALADILLGTINPSGKLPLTIDKGVADNIAAENFPMPINHHEVAGTYELGYDEGPYFGYRGYDRIGVEPSYPFGFGLSYTTFKYGNLSVSDGYVDGQPSVDVAFDVTNTGKVDGAEAAQVYVGATNPSVDRPVRELKGFDKKVIKAGATQHYVVHLPQRAFAYYVSRNARWRVDAGRYDITVGASSADLTLHASYNFPKPVVLTERDSLPIFDPGFAN
- a CDS encoding fasciclin domain-containing protein yields the protein MKTNRMKTASIAALTLALGLAISAPGFAQNAMSKDQTVMVGGAAMYPSKNIVQNAVNSKDHTTLVAAVKAAGLVDTLSGPGPFTVFAPTNEAFDALPKGTVDTLVKPENKATLTKILTYHVVSGRYTAKDLMALVSKGGGKASLTSVEGEPLTVMQAGNALTVTDAKGGVAHVTIGDVLQSNGVIHVVDKVLMP
- a CDS encoding helix-turn-helix domain-containing protein, which codes for MGVKHLQTTLPRARRAQKSLYRPENKALSASFRQIRLATGLSQHEFGSLLGRNQSFISAVETGAIRLDALQIRDWCDAAHVGMSAWLQLFETLLFRQAGDE
- a CDS encoding DUF3320 domain-containing protein; the protein is MHETPTGIRTQLAVDVVGIEGPVHTDEIISRIRDAWGAKRAGSRIQEAVE